Proteins encoded together in one Quercus lobata isolate SW786 chromosome 3, ValleyOak3.0 Primary Assembly, whole genome shotgun sequence window:
- the LOC115982346 gene encoding protein FANTASTIC FOUR 1, whose protein sequence is MIMSLCKKSVHSFFNLTTSLDTTMNDPHKLSYNQCHSQISSSPSSFLTGGLGFITANDTQHSPNVLESSSIKASSSSPPSSTCSSPPPKKDPSGNSGFFLDDIGDGIVDGLMSCTESLGFESSDERRVEVDRNNDINGNDEGGVCSRRMRRSRMKFGEVKKFPPPLSSLNHNGRRSFFLRAVRKDGRLELTEVRLDRAETLCASREDGRLRLHLIQDCIEEEEEQEEENLEVEQEEEEKEMVEEEKEDEEEEMVEEEEEEDEKMVEGVEEDIEEERVEEWKFPVSGEGLRRCIEMASHDHHNQYHHHHHHHHHSNHHHNLNVWRQHCVTTG, encoded by the coding sequence ATGATTATGAGCCTTTGCAAAAAGAGCGTTCACTCTTTCTTTAACCTCACCACCTCCTTGGACACCACCATGAATGACCCTCACAAACTCTCTTATAATCAATGTCATTCTcaaatttcttcttctccttcttcttttttaacagGAGGGTTAGGTTTTATCACTGCAAATGATACCCAACACTCACCAAATGTTCTTGAATCATCATCAATCAAGGCCTCATCGtcatcaccaccatcatcaactTGTTCTTCTCCACCTCCTAAGAAAGATCCAAGTGGGAATTCCGGCTTTTTCTTGGATGATATAGGAGATGGCATCGTTGACGGGTTGATGTCTTGCACTGAGAGTCTTGGGTTTGAGAGTTCAGATGAGAGGCGTGTAGAGGTTGATAGGAATAATGATATTAATGGTAATGATGAAGGTGGGGTTTGTAGTAGGAGGATGAGGAGGAGTAGAATGAAGTTTGGTGAAGTTAAGAAGTTTCCTCCACCGCTTTCTTCTTTGAATCACAATGGAAGAAGGAGTTTCTTCCTGCGTGCAGTGAGGAAAGATGGCAGGCTTGAGCTCACTGAGGTCAGGCTTGATCGGGCTGAGACTCTCTGTGCTTCTCGCGAAGATGGAAGGTTGAGATTGCACCTCATCCAAGATtgcatagaagaagaagaagaacaagaagaagaaaatttagaagtagaacaagaagaagaagaaaaagaaatggtagaagaagaaaaagaagacgaagaagaagaaatggtagaagaagaggaagaagaagatgaaaaaatgGTAGAAGGGGTTGAAGAAGATATTGAAGAAGAGAGAGTGGAGGAGTGGAAGTTTCCGGTGAGTGGAGAGGGATTAAGGCGGTGTATTGAGATGGCGAGCCATGATCATCATAatcaatatcatcatcatcaccatcaccatcatcataGTAATCACCACCACAACTTGAATGTGTGGAGGCAGCATTGTGTGACTACCGGCTGA